One genomic window of Xanthobacter dioxanivorans includes the following:
- a CDS encoding transglutaminase family protein, giving the protein MRIRILHEITQRLEPGTRNMAVTVRLTPRAHEGQYILRWTLDLNSDCRLTPQEDAFGNLCHTFSVDGPTDRLTVTAEGEVETQDTTGIVRGTGERFPPSLFLRQTDLTEPTPAVVTFAESVKVPPGDALAHLHAIMVALHERVEEQDGPAMGDPLSADAALKAGKACSAGIAHVFSAAARHLRLPARHISGYLAPEDAEDGQGKLRHWAEAHVPSMGWISFDPGRNLCGTEHYVRLAVGLDAVGVAAMRSTGLDLEERVSACDGRAPQKQAQAQSQN; this is encoded by the coding sequence ATGCGCATCCGTATCCTTCACGAAATCACCCAGCGGCTCGAGCCCGGCACCCGCAACATGGCGGTGACCGTGCGCCTGACGCCGCGCGCCCACGAGGGCCAGTACATCCTGCGCTGGACCCTCGACCTGAACTCCGACTGCCGGCTCACGCCGCAGGAGGATGCCTTCGGCAACCTCTGCCACACCTTCTCCGTGGACGGGCCGACCGACCGGCTCACCGTGACCGCCGAGGGCGAGGTGGAGACGCAGGACACCACCGGCATCGTGCGCGGCACCGGGGAGCGGTTCCCGCCCTCCCTGTTCCTGCGCCAGACCGACCTCACCGAGCCGACACCGGCCGTCGTCACCTTCGCCGAGAGCGTGAAGGTGCCCCCCGGCGACGCCCTCGCCCATCTGCACGCCATCATGGTGGCCCTGCACGAGCGGGTGGAAGAGCAGGACGGGCCGGCCATGGGCGATCCCCTGAGCGCGGATGCGGCCCTGAAGGCCGGCAAGGCCTGCTCGGCCGGCATCGCCCATGTGTTCTCGGCGGCGGCGCGGCACCTGCGGCTCCCGGCGCGGCACATCTCCGGCTATCTGGCTCCCGAGGACGCGGAGGACGGCCAGGGCAAGCTGCGCCATTGGGCCGAGGCCCACGTGCCCTCCATGGGCTGGATCTCCTTCGATCCCGGGCGCAACCTGTGCGGGACGGAGCACTATGTCCGCCTCGCCGTGGGCCTCGACGCGGTGGGCGTCGCCGCCATGCGCAGCACCGGCCTCGACCTCGAGGAACGGGTCAGCGCCTGCGACGGCCGCGCCCCGCAGAAGCAGGCGCAGGCCCAGAGCCAGAACTGA
- a CDS encoding HIT family protein — translation MTATTAYDPSNIFARILRGELPAQKVYEDDRALAFLDIMPRCPGHALVIPKTPARNILDIDPDDLAHVAKVAKTIAIAAKAAFQADGITVQQFNEEAGGQVVFHLHVHIIPRHLGVPMKPPASEMEKPEVLAEHAARLRAALAEDAARQRAALAG, via the coding sequence ATGACCGCAACGACGGCCTACGACCCGAGCAACATCTTCGCCAGGATCCTTCGGGGCGAGCTGCCGGCGCAGAAGGTCTATGAGGACGACCGGGCCCTCGCCTTCCTCGACATCATGCCCCGCTGCCCCGGCCACGCTTTGGTCATCCCCAAGACCCCCGCCCGCAACATCCTCGACATCGATCCCGACGACCTCGCGCATGTGGCCAAGGTGGCCAAGACCATCGCCATCGCCGCCAAGGCGGCGTTCCAGGCGGACGGCATCACCGTGCAGCAGTTCAACGAGGAAGCCGGCGGGCAGGTGGTGTTCCACCTGCATGTGCACATCATTCCCCGGCACCTGGGCGTGCCCATGAAGCCGCCGGCCAGCGAGATGGAGAAGCCGGAGGTCCTGGCCGAGCACGCGGCGCGCCTGCGCGCCGCCCTGGCCGAGGACGCCGCGCGCCAGCGCGCGGCTCTGGCCGGCTGA
- a CDS encoding GHMP family kinase ATP-binding protein, which translates to MRLSEAAGVTIRAPARLHLGFLDLGGTLGRRFGSLGIALERPVTEVTVRRAAADAASGPDADRAARARDAVRGALGIPDAFTVDVDAALPAHNGLGSGTQLAVSVGVAVARLSGHALSARTVATLLGRGRRSAIGMEAFEAGGVILDGGKALSGPEAAAPRPCSPACPCRNPGASCSSTTGPGKGFPAWPRHGRWRSCRRSRRRGPRISATACCSAPCPHWPVATPTASAP; encoded by the coding sequence GTGCGGCTTTCCGAGGCGGCGGGGGTGACCATCCGCGCCCCCGCGCGGCTCCATCTCGGCTTCCTGGATCTGGGCGGCACGCTCGGCCGCCGTTTCGGCAGCCTCGGCATCGCCCTTGAGCGGCCGGTGACCGAGGTCACCGTGCGCCGCGCGGCGGCGGATGCGGCATCAGGCCCCGACGCCGATCGCGCCGCCCGCGCCCGCGATGCGGTGCGCGGCGCCCTCGGCATCCCCGACGCCTTCACCGTTGACGTGGATGCGGCCCTGCCGGCCCATAACGGGCTCGGCTCCGGCACCCAGCTCGCCGTCTCGGTGGGGGTGGCCGTGGCCCGGCTCTCCGGCCACGCACTGTCCGCCCGCACCGTGGCGACCCTGCTCGGGCGGGGCCGGCGCTCGGCCATCGGCATGGAGGCCTTCGAGGCCGGCGGCGTCATCCTCGACGGCGGCAAGGCCCTGTCCGGCCCCGAGGCGGCGGCCCCCCGCCCCTGCTCTCCCGCTTGCCCGTGCCGGAACCCTGGCGCATCCTGCTCGTCCACGACCGGGCCCGGGAAGGGCTTTCCGGCGTGGCCGAGACACGGGCGATGGCGGAGCTGCCGCCGTTCGCGCAGGCGCGGGCCGCGCATTTCTGCCACCGCATGCTGCTCGGCGCCCTGCCCGCACTGGCCAGTGGCGACGCCGACGGCTTCGGCGCCGTGA
- a CDS encoding NAD-dependent epimerase/dehydratase family protein, with translation MARRLLDTGLGVVGIDNLNAYYDVRLKQARLAELAPLPGFTFEKLDLADRAATASAFSRHRPTHVVHLAAQAGVRYSIEHPETYVDSNLVGFGNILEGCRHQKTEHLVYASSSSVYGANTTLPFSVGQNVDHPISLYAATKKANELMAHTYAHLYRLPVTGLRLFTVYGPWGRPDMAAFLFTDAIWHGRPIKVFNNGDMLRDFTYVDDVVDAVLALLPRPAAPDAAWSGARPDPATSAAPYRIYNVGNHAPEPLMALVSQIEDALGRKAKLEMEPMQAGDVKATFADVSALAEAVDFAPRTPLKEGIGRFVAWYRDIYLPRIAGQP, from the coding sequence GTGGCCCGGCGCCTGCTCGACACCGGGCTCGGCGTCGTCGGCATCGACAATCTGAACGCCTATTACGACGTGCGGCTCAAGCAGGCGCGGCTGGCGGAACTCGCCCCCCTGCCCGGCTTCACCTTCGAGAAGCTGGACCTGGCCGACCGCGCCGCGACGGCGTCCGCCTTCTCGCGCCACCGCCCGACCCACGTGGTCCACCTCGCCGCCCAGGCGGGGGTGCGCTACTCCATCGAGCATCCCGAGACCTACGTGGATTCCAACCTCGTGGGCTTCGGCAACATCCTGGAAGGGTGCCGGCACCAGAAGACGGAGCATCTCGTCTACGCCTCGTCGAGCTCGGTCTACGGCGCCAACACCACGCTGCCGTTCAGCGTCGGGCAGAATGTGGACCACCCCATCAGCCTCTATGCCGCCACCAAGAAGGCGAATGAGCTGATGGCCCACACCTATGCCCACCTCTACCGGCTGCCTGTCACCGGGCTGCGGCTGTTCACGGTCTACGGGCCGTGGGGCCGGCCGGACATGGCGGCGTTCCTGTTCACCGACGCCATCTGGCACGGTCGGCCGATCAAGGTGTTCAACAACGGCGACATGCTGCGCGACTTCACCTATGTGGACGACGTGGTGGACGCCGTCCTCGCTTTGCTGCCGCGGCCGGCGGCCCCGGACGCCGCCTGGTCCGGCGCGCGGCCCGACCCGGCCACCTCCGCCGCGCCCTATCGCATCTACAATGTCGGCAACCACGCGCCGGAGCCGCTGATGGCGCTCGTCAGCCAGATCGAGGACGCCCTCGGCCGCAAGGCGAAGCTGGAGATGGAGCCCATGCAGGCGGGGGACGTGAAGGCCACCTTCGCCGATGTCTCCGCCCTCGCGGAGGCGGTGGACTTCGCCCCCCGCACGCCCTTGAAGGAGGGAATCGGCCGCTTCGTCGCCTGGTATCGCGACATCTATCTGCCGCGCATCGCCGGCCAGCCCTGA
- a CDS encoding alpha-E domain-containing protein: MLSRTADNLYWLTRYVERADCLARILDVSQRLAYTPVTYGGSTNEWGSAVLTAGCADEFVARYGPLEDAKEENVVSFLAFETENSSSIRNCFEVARTNARSVRTALTSEMWDVINSAWIELRNFPNRALTREELARFLAFVKETSLRFDGATFRTMLRNDAYWFARSGAQLERSDNTARILDVKYHVLLPEKEHVGGPLDYFQWASILRSVSALTAFHWVYRDSVKPWLVADLLILNRQMPRSLAACYDSLARNLDDIASVYGRQGPSQRLARSMLARLTNKSIDDIFQTGLHEFITEFISDNNKLGAEITEQYLT; encoded by the coding sequence ATGCTTTCCCGCACCGCCGACAACCTCTACTGGCTGACCCGCTACGTGGAACGCGCCGACTGCCTCGCGCGCATCCTCGATGTTTCCCAGCGCCTCGCCTACACGCCGGTCACCTATGGCGGCTCCACCAACGAGTGGGGCTCGGCCGTGCTGACCGCCGGCTGCGCCGACGAATTCGTCGCCCGCTACGGTCCCCTCGAGGACGCCAAGGAGGAGAACGTCGTCTCCTTCCTCGCCTTCGAGACGGAGAACTCCTCCTCCATCCGCAACTGCTTCGAGGTGGCGCGCACCAATGCGCGCTCCGTGCGCACCGCGCTCACCTCGGAAATGTGGGACGTGATCAATTCCGCCTGGATCGAGCTGCGGAACTTCCCCAACCGGGCGCTGACCCGCGAGGAGCTCGCCCGCTTCCTCGCCTTCGTGAAGGAAACCTCGCTCCGCTTCGACGGCGCGACCTTCCGCACCATGCTGCGCAATGACGCCTACTGGTTCGCCCGCTCCGGCGCCCAGCTCGAGCGCTCGGACAACACCGCGCGCATCCTCGACGTGAAGTATCATGTGCTGCTGCCGGAGAAGGAGCACGTGGGCGGACCGCTCGACTATTTCCAGTGGGCCTCCATCCTGCGCTCGGTATCGGCGCTCACCGCCTTCCACTGGGTCTACCGCGACAGCGTGAAGCCCTGGCTGGTGGCGGACCTCCTGATCCTCAACCGGCAGATGCCGCGCTCGCTGGCCGCTTGCTACGATTCGCTCGCCCGCAACCTCGACGACATCGCCAGCGTCTACGGACGGCAGGGGCCCTCGCAGCGGCTCGCCCGCTCCATGCTGGCGCGGCTCACCAACAAATCCATCGACGACATCTTCCAGACCGGCCTGCATGAGTTCATCACGGAATTCATCTCCGACAACAACAAGCTGGGCGCCGAGATCACCGAGCAGTATCTGACCTGA
- the pstB gene encoding phosphate ABC transporter ATP-binding protein PstB, with protein MSIHASPTHALPAGAQPIGSPAAGRSATPRVKLEARHVTFRYGATVALSDVSLKLEEHRVTALIGPSGCGKSTLLRVFNRMYELYPDQTVEGEVIMDGVNILDPSVDPVALRGRIGMVFQKPTPFPMSIYDNVALGLRLNEELSPAGIDARVEEALRQAALWDEVKDILPKSGLSLSGGQQQRLCMARTIATRPDVILLDEPCSALDPITTAKIEETIEALKAHTTIAIVTHNLQQAARVSDFTGFMYLGELIEFGPTAQMFTQPKDRRTQDYVTGRFG; from the coding sequence ATGTCGATCCACGCCTCGCCGACCCATGCCCTTCCCGCCGGCGCCCAGCCGATCGGAAGCCCGGCCGCCGGCCGCTCCGCAACGCCACGGGTCAAGCTGGAAGCGCGTCACGTGACGTTCCGCTACGGCGCGACGGTCGCGCTCAGCGATGTGAGCCTCAAGCTGGAGGAACACCGCGTCACCGCCCTCATCGGCCCGTCGGGATGCGGCAAGTCCACGCTGCTGCGCGTGTTCAACCGCATGTATGAGCTCTATCCGGACCAGACGGTGGAGGGCGAGGTGATCATGGACGGGGTGAACATCCTCGATCCGTCGGTCGATCCGGTGGCGCTGCGCGGGCGCATCGGCATGGTGTTCCAGAAGCCGACGCCCTTCCCCATGTCCATCTACGACAACGTCGCCCTCGGGCTGCGCCTCAACGAGGAGCTTTCGCCCGCCGGGATCGACGCGCGGGTGGAGGAGGCCCTGCGCCAGGCGGCGCTGTGGGACGAGGTAAAGGACATCCTGCCGAAGAGCGGTCTCAGCCTGTCCGGCGGCCAGCAGCAGCGCCTGTGCATGGCCCGCACCATCGCCACGCGGCCGGATGTGATCCTGCTCGACGAGCCGTGCTCCGCGCTCGATCCCATCACCACCGCGAAGATCGAGGAGACGATCGAGGCGCTGAAGGCCCACACCACCATCGCCATCGTCACCCACAACCTGCAGCAGGCGGCGCGGGTCTCCGACTTCACCGGCTTCATGTATCTCGGCGAGCTGATCGAGTTCGGGCCCACCGCGCAGATGTTCACCCAGCCGAAGGACCGGCGCACCCAGGACTACGTCACCGGCCGCTTCGGCTGA
- a CDS encoding ATP-grasp domain-containing protein, which yields MDLALIALSARPLAASAARAGFAALSLDLFADLDTCAHAARCVRVHKKNGCSFDGDDLVQALATLAPEGLPVVLGGGLEGDPDLMARIAERNPILGNAPATVRVLKDPVALAALCGHLHIPFPAVSLDGNTAATFGGAPVLEKKIGGAGGGHIRRRGAGDVSPPAPGHYLQAEVDGTSMSLLLLANGTAALVVGTSRQWHAQDAEHPFRYGGAAGPVALPPAFAADMHEAALKIARACGLVGLISLDFVVAADRWFLVEVNPRLGATLDIFDVDPLPPLLGLHLAACGGRLPSGLPSPSEAHAAEVIYADRDIVVPVSPWPDHVADRPPAGALVAKGAPLCTVRASGPTVEIAEQRLRVLVGDIRQQFDLARVEAPAS from the coding sequence ATGGATCTTGCCCTTATCGCGCTTTCCGCACGGCCCCTGGCGGCCAGCGCCGCCCGAGCCGGCTTCGCCGCCCTCTCGCTCGATTTGTTCGCCGATCTCGACACCTGCGCCCATGCGGCGCGCTGTGTGCGCGTGCACAAGAAGAACGGCTGCTCCTTCGACGGCGACGATCTGGTCCAGGCCCTCGCCACGCTGGCGCCGGAGGGCCTGCCGGTGGTGCTCGGAGGCGGGCTTGAGGGCGATCCCGACCTGATGGCACGCATCGCCGAGCGCAATCCCATCCTCGGCAATGCCCCGGCCACGGTGCGCGTGCTGAAGGACCCGGTGGCGCTGGCCGCCCTGTGCGGCCACCTGCACATCCCGTTCCCGGCGGTTTCGCTGGACGGAAACACGGCCGCGACGTTCGGCGGCGCGCCGGTGCTGGAGAAGAAGATCGGCGGCGCCGGCGGCGGCCACATCCGCCGCCGTGGGGCCGGCGACGTTTCCCCGCCGGCGCCGGGGCATTATCTGCAGGCCGAGGTGGACGGCACCTCCATGTCGCTGCTGCTGCTCGCCAACGGCACCGCCGCGCTCGTGGTGGGCACCTCCCGCCAATGGCACGCGCAGGATGCCGAGCACCCCTTCCGCTATGGCGGCGCCGCCGGTCCCGTCGCCCTGCCTCCGGCATTCGCGGCGGACATGCACGAGGCCGCCCTCAAGATCGCGCGGGCCTGCGGGCTCGTGGGTCTCATCTCCCTGGATTTCGTGGTGGCGGCCGACCGCTGGTTCCTGGTGGAGGTCAATCCCCGCCTCGGCGCCACCCTCGACATCTTCGACGTGGACCCCCTGCCGCCCCTGCTCGGCCTGCACCTCGCCGCCTGCGGCGGGCGCCTGCCGTCCGGCCTGCCCTCCCCCTCCGAGGCCCACGCGGCGGAAGTGATCTACGCCGACCGCGACATCGTGGTGCCGGTGAGCCCGTGGCCGGATCACGTGGCCGACCGGCCACCGGCCGGCGCCCTGGTGGCAAAGGGCGCGCCCCTGTGCACCGTGCGCGCCAGCGGGCCCACGGTGGAGATCGCCGAGCAGCGCCTGCGGGTGCTCGTCGGCGACATCAGGCAGCAATTCGACCTCGCCAGGGTCGAAGCCCCCGCCTCGTGA
- a CDS encoding circularly permuted type 2 ATP-grasp protein — protein sequence MRHAFDEMSSTDGAVRPAYETLHRWLADVPQDVLNHRRKEAEFIFRRIGITFAVYGEQNAQERLIPFDIVPRILTKEEWGRLSRGLEQRVKALNMYIKDVYGKREVLKAGVVPEDLVYQNPAFRPEMNGQRVPHDLYVHIAGIDIVRTDPDTFYVLEDNARTPSGVSYMLENREIMLRLFPELFSMHKVAPVENYADDLLATLRSLAPHGGHEPNVAILTPGIHNSAYYEHSFLADKLGVDLVEGRDLFVKDGVVFMRTTEGPRRVDVIYRRLDDDFLDPLAFRRDSVLGVPGLMSAYQAGNVTLTNAVGTGVADDKAVYSYMPDIIRFYLGEEPLLPNVPTWRCREEDHLKYVLEHLPELVVKEVHGSGGYGMLVGPAADKAQIESFRQKLISDPANFIAQPTLALSTCPTLVEKGIAPRHVDLRPFILSGSDKVRIVPGGLTRVAMKEGSLVVNSSQGGGTKDTWVLDA from the coding sequence ATGCGGCACGCGTTCGATGAAATGTCCAGTACCGACGGCGCGGTCAGGCCCGCTTACGAAACCCTGCACCGCTGGCTCGCCGACGTGCCCCAGGACGTGCTGAACCATCGCCGCAAGGAGGCGGAGTTCATCTTCCGGCGCATCGGCATCACGTTCGCCGTCTATGGCGAGCAGAACGCCCAGGAACGGCTGATCCCGTTCGACATCGTGCCGCGCATCCTCACCAAGGAGGAGTGGGGCCGCCTGTCGCGCGGGCTGGAGCAGCGCGTCAAGGCGCTGAACATGTACATCAAGGATGTCTACGGCAAGCGCGAGGTCCTGAAGGCCGGCGTGGTGCCGGAGGATCTCGTCTACCAGAACCCCGCCTTCCGCCCGGAAATGAACGGCCAGCGCGTGCCGCACGACCTCTACGTGCACATCGCCGGCATCGACATCGTGCGCACGGATCCCGATACCTTCTACGTGCTGGAGGACAATGCCCGCACCCCCTCCGGCGTCTCCTACATGCTGGAAAACCGCGAGATCATGCTCCGCCTGTTCCCGGAGCTGTTCTCCATGCACAAGGTGGCGCCGGTCGAAAATTATGCAGACGACCTGCTCGCCACCCTGCGCTCGCTGGCGCCCCACGGCGGGCACGAGCCGAACGTGGCCATCCTCACCCCCGGCATCCACAACTCCGCCTATTACGAGCACTCCTTCCTCGCCGACAAGCTGGGCGTGGACCTGGTGGAGGGCCGCGACCTGTTCGTGAAGGACGGCGTCGTCTTCATGCGCACCACCGAGGGGCCCAGGCGGGTGGACGTGATCTACCGCCGCCTCGACGACGATTTCCTCGACCCCCTCGCCTTCCGCCGCGACAGCGTGCTCGGCGTGCCCGGCCTCATGAGCGCCTACCAGGCCGGCAACGTCACCCTCACCAATGCGGTGGGCACCGGCGTCGCCGACGACAAGGCGGTCTACTCCTACATGCCGGACATCATCCGCTTCTATCTCGGCGAGGAGCCCCTCCTGCCCAACGTGCCGACCTGGCGCTGCCGCGAGGAGGACCACCTCAAATACGTCCTGGAGCACCTGCCCGAGCTGGTGGTGAAGGAAGTCCACGGCTCCGGCGGCTACGGCATGCTGGTGGGACCGGCCGCCGACAAGGCGCAGATCGAGAGCTTCCGGCAGAAGCTGATCAGCGATCCGGCCAACTTCATCGCCCAGCCCACGCTCGCGCTCTCCACCTGCCCCACCTTGGTGGAGAAGGGCATCGCCCCGCGCCACGTGGACCTGCGCCCGTTCATTCTGTCCGGCTCGGACAAGGTGCGCATCGTCCCCGGCGGCCTCACCCGCGTGGCCATGAAGGAGGGTTCCCTCGTGGTCAATTCCAGCCAGGGAGGCGGCACCAAGGACACGTGGGTGCTGGACGCATGA
- a CDS encoding competence/damage-inducible protein A encodes MGEADGAGSITAALVVIGDEVLSGRTKDKNIGHIAERLTDVGIDLREVRIVPDVEEDIVAAVNALRQRFTYVFTTGGIGPTHDDITADSIAAAFGVSIDVDPRARAMLLEYIAEKDLNEARLRMARIPAGASLVVNEVSKAPGFRIGNVIVMAGVPRIMQSMLEAVLPELDKGRPMLSRTILADAREGDIAAPLGEIARAFPEAVIGSYPFRDETDGRFKTNLVVRSREPAVLDAAGDAVARMVEAAAGPG; translated from the coding sequence ATGGGCGAGGCAGACGGCGCGGGATCGATCACTGCTGCGCTGGTGGTCATCGGGGATGAGGTCCTCTCGGGCCGCACCAAGGACAAGAACATCGGCCACATCGCCGAACGCTTGACCGACGTGGGCATCGACCTGCGCGAGGTGCGCATCGTTCCGGACGTGGAAGAGGACATCGTGGCGGCGGTGAACGCGCTCCGCCAGCGCTTCACCTACGTGTTCACCACCGGCGGCATCGGGCCGACCCACGACGACATCACCGCCGATTCGATCGCCGCGGCCTTCGGCGTCTCCATCGACGTGGACCCGCGGGCGCGGGCCATGCTGCTCGAATACATCGCCGAGAAGGACCTGAACGAGGCGCGCCTGCGCATGGCGCGCATCCCCGCCGGCGCCAGCCTCGTGGTCAACGAGGTGTCCAAGGCGCCGGGATTCCGCATCGGCAACGTGATCGTCATGGCCGGCGTGCCGCGGATCATGCAGTCCATGCTGGAGGCGGTGCTGCCGGAGCTGGACAAGGGCCGCCCCATGCTCTCGCGCACCATCCTCGCCGATGCGCGGGAGGGCGACATCGCCGCCCCGCTCGGCGAGATCGCCCGGGCCTTCCCCGAGGCGGTCATCGGCTCCTACCCGTTCCGCGACGAGACGGACGGCCGCTTCAAGACGAATCTCGTGGTGCGCTCGCGCGAGCCGGCGGTGCTGGACGCCGCCGGCGATGCGGTGGCGCGCATGGTCGAGGCCGCGGCCGGCCCGGGCTGA